Below is a window of Spelaeicoccus albus DNA.
TGCACGCGCTGCCGGTCGCCGAGGCCGAGCGAATCGAGCCTTAAGTCGGCGAAGTCCGCGATGCCGAGTTTTTCCAGCAGCGTGTGGGTATTGCGCTCGGCTGCGCCCAGACTGAAGCCGTGCAGTCGGCCGATGTACACCAACTGCTGGGCCACCCGCATCGACGGGTAGAGACCGCGCTGCTGCGGCAGGTACCCGACCCGTTGCAGGTCGACGCCGTCCAGCGCTTCGCCGTCGAGCAGCACGGACCCGTCGTCCGCGTCCAACAGCCCGGCAAGAATCCGCAACAAAGTCGTCTTACCGGCGTCGCGCCCGCCAACGATCCCGGTCAGCGTCCCGGCGGGAACGTCGAAACCGACGTCGGATAGCACCTGCAGGTCACCAAATGACCTGGTGATGCCCTTCACCTCAAGCATGGTTATTCCTTAGCTGTGCATTGGAAGTTGTGCGGCGCGCCTGCGGACGACAGGCGGCTAGTCCCGGTCAACGCTACCTAATCCGATACCGGTACCACTAATATCCGAAGAGTCTTGGTTTTCGCTGAGCCGTCTCTCATAGCCCGCGGACAGCCGCTCCCGTAGTCTAGTCGGGTGATGATCTCCGGCCATTTGGCATACTTGGGCGCCCTTCCCGACTGGGCTCCGCACTGGCTGGGCTTCCTCAGCGCCGATACCTTGCTGGGCTGGTTCCCGCCCGAAATCCTGGTGCTGGTCATCTGCATTGTCATCTTCATCGAAACCGGCCTGCTGTTCCCGTTCCTGCCGGGTGATTCGCTGCTGTTCGTCGGCGGCCTGCTGGTGGCGACCGGCCAGATCCACGAACCGCTCTGGCTGCTTTGCCTGACCGTCTCGGCCTGCGCATTCGCCGGAGATCAGCTCGCGTTCTTCATCGGATCCAAGGCCGGACGACGTCTGTTCAATAATCCGGACGCGCGCATCTTGAAGCCGAAATATCTGGAAAAGACCGACGATTTCTTCGCCAAGTACGGCGGGCGCACCATTGTGATCGCCCGGTTCGTACCGATCATCCGCACGTTCGCCGCGGTCGTGGCCGGCACCTCGGCCCTGCGCTACCGGGTCTTCGTGGGCTTTGACGTGATCGGCGCCATCAGCTGGGGATCCGGCGTGACGGTGATCGGGTTCTTCTTGGGGCAGATCCCGTTCGTGCACAACAACATCGAGCTCATCCTCGTCGCCATGGTGTTCGTGTCGGTGATCCCCATCATCATCGAGTACGTGCGACACCGCGGCAAGAACTCACCCGAGACCGCCTCGTCGAACTCGCCCGGGACCGCCGCACCGGACGTTCCCGAGGACTCCTAGGGTCGAGTCGGCCGGCTCAGGCCAAGCCGAGGTCGGCCAACGACAACGCCGCCAAATAGCGCAGTCCCGCAGCTTCGACCTTCTCCTTGGCGCCGGTATCCCTGTCGACGACCACCGCGACAGCCGCTACGTCGGCGCCGGCTTCGCGAAGTGCTTCGACGGCGGTCAGCACCGATCCTCCGGTCGTCGACGTGTCTTCGACGGCGACTACTCGGCGTCCTGCGACGTCCGGGCCCTCCACGCGGCGGGACAGCCCGTGCGCCTTTGCTTGTTTGCGCACCACGAACGAGTCGATGCCTCGGCCGCGGGCAGCCGACTGGTGCAAGACTGCCGTCCCGACCGGATCGGCACCCATTGTGAGTCCGCCGACGGCGTCCACGTCGCCGAGGCCGGCATCGTCGAGCAGGTCCAGCATGACGGCACCGACCAGCGGGGCGCCCGCGGCGGACAGTGCGATACGGCGCAGATCGAGGTAATAATCAACCTCGAGCCCCGAGCTGAGCGTCAAATGCTCGCGGATGAGGGCCTTATCGGTGATCTGTCGGATGAGTGCGGCGCGGGCGTCTGCGGGCGTGGCGATATCAGGCATGTCCTTCATCTTATGCGCCGCACCGGCCGGGCCGTTCAGGCGTCGACCACCAGATCGTCGGTCGGCTTCGAGCAGCACGGCAGGAACCGTCCGGCATCGATCTCCGCCGGCGTGATACCGCCCTGGTGGTGCATGTCGACGGCGCCGCCGGTCAACGTGGACTTGCACGTGCCGCAGATCCCCTCCGTGCAGGACGACGGCAGCGAGAGCCCGGCTTTTCCGGCTGCTTCCAGCACCGTCGAGTCCGCGGGGCAGTCGATCACCCGCCCGCGGCGCTGGAAGGTCACTGTGAAAGTCGCGGTTGCCGACGAGGCCGCCGACACGCCGCCCGGGTCGCTGATTCCGCCCGGCGCCGCGTCCGCGTCGCCGCCGATCACGAAACTCTCCGTGTGCACCCGGCCGGAGTCGGCGCCGGCGGCGGACGCCGCGTCGACTGCCATGCTTCGAAATCCCTCCGGCCCGCACACGAAGATCTCACGCACGGCAAGATCGGGTACCAGCGCCAAAAGCCGCCCGGCGTTCAACCGCGCCGGAGCCGGCCCGCCGGGTGCGGCGCGGCGCGTGAGGATGGTGCGCACGTGCGCGCCGGAGGCCGCCATGGCATCGAGCTCGGCGTCGAAGATGACGTCATCCGGAGTCGCAGCGCTGTAGACGAAGGCGATGTCCGCTCCCTTGCCGGCATCGATCAGCCGGCGTGCCATGGACATGACCGGCGTAATGCCGCTGCCTGCCGCAATGAACGCGTAGGAAGCCGCGGAGTCCGATGCGAGAGTGAAATACCCGACCGGGCCGACCACGTCGATCTCGTCGCCAACGCGCATCCGGTCGTGCAGCCACGTCGAGACCGCGCCGGCCGGCTTGCGTTTCACGGTCAGCGCGAGACCGGGCCGGCTCGGAGTCGAACTGAGCGTGAAGCACCTGCCGATATCGCGGCCGTCGATGCGGGCCAGCACCGTAACGTATTGGCCGGCCTCGTAGTCGAAGTCATATCCGTCGCACGGCGCGAAGCGGAAGGTCTTCACCGCCCGGGCGACCTGCTCGATGCCGGTGCACGTCAGCCGCCGGACGGCGCCCGGCTCCGGCGGGCTCGCCGTTTCGGCACCAAGCGGGCCGGCCAGGCCGATGGGGCCGGTCAGCGTGGTCATCCGGACTCTCCCGTCGATCGCCCGGCGGGCTCCGGCCGGGGCTCGCCCGCATTCATGGCATCGATGTACCAGCTACAGAACTTCTCGACCTGGTATTCGCTGGGCGCGTACGGCCCGGGTTCATAGGCCGGGCTGGAGACCCCCAGCTGTGCCCTGGCGACTATCTCGCCGTCCTGCTCATTGGTGTGGTTCCATACGGTGGTGAGTTCGTCGAGGTCGTAATCGATGCCTTCTTCGGCCTCTGCGTCGACGAGCCAGGTGGTGCGGACCACGGTCGTGGACACGGTCAGCGGCAGCACGCTGAAGACGACCGCGTGATCACTGAGCACGTGCGACCAGAAATTCGGCTGCACGTGCATCGACAGCCGGCCCAGCCTTTTATCGGTGAAGCCGCCCAGCGACCGCCGGCACACTGCCGACCCGTCGGCGCTGAACGATTCGCCGGCGCCGTCCAACGATTCACGCTGTATTCGGAATCCGACGTCGCGCCCGTCGAGCTCTTCAATTGCTTCGTACGGCAGGCCTGCCGCATCGCACTTGGCGTGCAGATCGTTCTCGGCCGCCAGAAATCTGTCGTAGGCCGGGAGCAGGTTCGGCGGGATCTCGTCGGGCTCGTACCCGTAGGTCGGAAAGAACGTGCAGATCAGTTCCGGGTGGTTATCGCAGTGATAGCACTCCCGGTTGTTCTCCATCACGAGTTTCCAGTTGCCGTGTTCGACGATCTCGGACCGGGCCGCGACCTTGGCGTTCTTCAGCCCGTGCGGTGCCAGATACGGGCTGACAAGTCCGGCGACGGTGTCGATATCGGCAGGCGGATCGGCAGCCAGGCAGATGAAGATCAGCCCATCGAGGGAGCGCACGTGTACGGACCGCAGGGCGAAACACGTCTTGTCGAAGTTCGGCGGCTGGGCCGGCGCGAACATCAGTTCCCCGTTGGTGCGATACGTCCACTTGTGATATCCGCACACAATATTGCCGACGGTTCCGCATGTCTCGTCGAGCAGCCGGGTACCGCGGTGCCGGCAGACGTTGTGCATGGCGCGAACGTCGTCCCCGTCGCGGATGACTATCACGGATTGATGGCCGAAGGTCACTGTCAGGTAGTCGCCGGTCCTCGGTATTTCGGCCTCGGTGCCGGCGAAGATCCACTGCGAGGAGAAGACCCGGTCGATGTCTTCGGCAAAGATCTCCGCGCTTGTGTAAAACGGGCCCTCCAAGCTGAACCCGGGCCGTCGGCGGACCGGCAAGGGCAGGGCGCCGGTGACCGGCCCTGCCGGCGGCGCGAACGTGGTCATGGTTGTCTCGCTTTCTCGGGTTCGGATGTGACTGTGATCGAAAGTCGAAGCGCGTCGAGCACTGCTGCGTGAATGTTGCGTCCCGTCACGGCGTCGCCGATGCGGAACAGCTGATATCGGCCGTCCGGGTTGGTGTGCACGGTCTGCGGGCGGCCGTCCAGCAGGGCCGCCTGATCGACCTCGCC
It encodes the following:
- a CDS encoding flavin reductase family protein yields the protein MTTLTGPIGLAGPLGAETASPPEPGAVRRLTCTGIEQVARAVKTFRFAPCDGYDFDYEAGQYVTVLARIDGRDIGRCFTLSSTPSRPGLALTVKRKPAGAVSTWLHDRMRVGDEIDVVGPVGYFTLASDSAASYAFIAAGSGITPVMSMARRLIDAGKGADIAFVYSAATPDDVIFDAELDAMAASGAHVRTILTRRAAPGGPAPARLNAGRLLALVPDLAVREIFVCGPEGFRSMAVDAASAAGADSGRVHTESFVIGGDADAAPGGISDPGGVSAASSATATFTVTFQRRGRVIDCPADSTVLEAAGKAGLSLPSSCTEGICGTCKSTLTGGAVDMHHQGGITPAEIDAGRFLPCCSKPTDDLVVDA
- a CDS encoding aromatic ring-hydroxylating oxygenase subunit alpha, which encodes MTTFAPPAGPVTGALPLPVRRRPGFSLEGPFYTSAEIFAEDIDRVFSSQWIFAGTEAEIPRTGDYLTVTFGHQSVIVIRDGDDVRAMHNVCRHRGTRLLDETCGTVGNIVCGYHKWTYRTNGELMFAPAQPPNFDKTCFALRSVHVRSLDGLIFICLAADPPADIDTVAGLVSPYLAPHGLKNAKVAARSEIVEHGNWKLVMENNRECYHCDNHPELICTFFPTYGYEPDEIPPNLLPAYDRFLAAENDLHAKCDAAGLPYEAIEELDGRDVGFRIQRESLDGAGESFSADGSAVCRRSLGGFTDKRLGRLSMHVQPNFWSHVLSDHAVVFSVLPLTVSTTVVRTTWLVDAEAEEGIDYDLDELTTVWNHTNEQDGEIVARAQLGVSSPAYEPGPYAPSEYQVEKFCSWYIDAMNAGEPRPEPAGRSTGESG
- the pyrE gene encoding orotate phosphoribosyltransferase codes for the protein MPDIATPADARAALIRQITDKALIREHLTLSSGLEVDYYLDLRRIALSAAGAPLVGAVMLDLLDDAGLGDVDAVGGLTMGADPVGTAVLHQSAARGRGIDSFVVRKQAKAHGLSRRVEGPDVAGRRVVAVEDTSTTGGSVLTAVEALREAGADVAAVAVVVDRDTGAKEKVEAAGLRYLAALSLADLGLA
- a CDS encoding DedA family protein, which translates into the protein MISGHLAYLGALPDWAPHWLGFLSADTLLGWFPPEILVLVICIVIFIETGLLFPFLPGDSLLFVGGLLVATGQIHEPLWLLCLTVSACAFAGDQLAFFIGSKAGRRLFNNPDARILKPKYLEKTDDFFAKYGGRTIVIARFVPIIRTFAAVVAGTSALRYRVFVGFDVIGAISWGSGVTVIGFFLGQIPFVHNNIELILVAMVFVSVIPIIIEYVRHRGKNSPETASSNSPGTAAPDVPEDS